From the genome of Gemmatimonas phototrophica, one region includes:
- a CDS encoding AAA family ATPase — translation MTTSVAPSQDAALVQGVLREVARRIVGQEYMVERLLISLLTGGHVLLEGVPGLAKTLTVRTLAETVRTSFQRIQFTPDLLPADVVGTQIFDQPTGEFRVKHGPIFANIILADEINRAPAKVQAALLEAMQEKQVTIGGTTYKLAEPFLVLATQNPIEQEGTYPLPEAQVDRFMMKLRVGYPTRAEEKEILRRMAGGDKVDIMPVASPEELLDARRRISELYMDERIVDYIVELVHATRFPADVGAPDLRPLIEFGASPRATIALGQAARAHAFLRGRAFVTPDDVKSIAPDVLRHRVLTSFEADAEGVTSDTIVARLLSVVEAP, via the coding sequence GTGACCACGAGTGTCGCCCCGTCTCAAGACGCGGCTCTGGTACAGGGCGTGCTGCGCGAAGTCGCACGCCGCATCGTTGGGCAGGAATACATGGTGGAGCGGCTGCTTATCAGCCTGCTCACGGGAGGACATGTCCTGCTTGAGGGAGTCCCGGGGCTCGCCAAGACGCTCACCGTCCGCACGCTCGCTGAAACCGTGCGTACCTCGTTCCAGCGCATCCAGTTCACCCCCGACCTGCTCCCGGCCGACGTCGTCGGCACGCAGATCTTTGATCAGCCCACTGGCGAATTCCGCGTCAAGCACGGGCCGATCTTCGCCAACATCATCCTGGCGGACGAAATCAATCGCGCTCCGGCCAAGGTGCAGGCGGCGTTGCTCGAGGCCATGCAAGAAAAGCAGGTCACGATCGGCGGGACCACCTACAAACTGGCGGAGCCGTTCCTCGTGCTCGCCACGCAGAACCCCATCGAGCAGGAAGGCACCTATCCCCTGCCGGAAGCGCAGGTGGATCGCTTCATGATGAAGCTGCGCGTCGGGTATCCCACCAGGGCCGAAGAAAAGGAAATTCTCCGCCGCATGGCTGGCGGGGACAAGGTAGACATCATGCCCGTAGCCTCCCCCGAGGAGCTGCTCGATGCCCGTCGCCGCATCTCCGAGCTCTACATGGACGAACGCATCGTCGACTACATCGTCGAACTGGTGCACGCCACGCGCTTCCCGGCCGACGTGGGCGCTCCCGATCTGCGCCCGCTCATCGAGTTCGGCGCATCACCACGCGCCACGATCGCCCTTGGCCAGGCGGCACGCGCCCACGCCTTCCTGCGCGGACGCGCCTTTGTCACGCCGGACGACGTGAAAAGCATCGCCCCCGATGTGTTGCGCCACCGTGTCCTGACCTCTTTCGAAGCCGATGCCGAAGGCGTGACCAGCGACACGATCGTCGCCCGACTGCTCTCCGTGGTGGAAGCGCCGTGA
- a CDS encoding vWA domain-containing protein, with protein sequence MNPLAPLTIPLGENLPPLVFDAPLFLIAAIALPLLVWWLRQQRARQRETRLSRYADAAALARLVTGRDAGEGRRTLRLVSVALLIGLALSGPRWGLARGPMSSRGIDMAIAIDASLSMMAPDDKPNRLERVKQEVRRLRAMSQADRVALIAFAGRSYILSPLTADDGALELFLENLDPSVVGQAGSSIAKAVRQGTELLLSSDGSADRALVIMTDGESFDAVEDVEVAAREAGAKGINLVTVGFGTINGSTIPIRDGSSVKAKTDDDGNVVVTRYSPELLERAATAAGGTFIAADASDKASRIRGALRSLRTARRQVDTREDHVPRFLWLLVPALLLLAYDTWRLVRRTRADLKDRGTVKGSSTSPASATAMTALLLAIIPSTFVACNSEPDPAALFTEGRVAEAIAAYRMMVAKGDTSARTVYNLGTAILGADSLKEAAGLLEAVRKNSDGEVRARARFNAGLAALKMGRQPNNPEGEQELAAARAAYRAFLMERPGHADAKWNYELALRKQPPQSGGGGGGGGGGNDQNNDQKDKPQSEGGLDQRQADALLNSAAREEKDVQGRKQRQGRVPPGGKDW encoded by the coding sequence ATGAATCCTCTCGCGCCCCTCACGATTCCTTTGGGGGAGAATCTCCCGCCACTGGTCTTTGATGCGCCGCTATTTCTGATCGCGGCCATCGCGCTGCCCCTGCTGGTCTGGTGGTTGCGTCAGCAGCGTGCTCGGCAACGGGAGACCCGACTGTCCCGCTACGCCGATGCCGCAGCACTCGCCCGGCTGGTGACGGGGCGTGATGCCGGTGAGGGGCGCCGCACGCTGCGCCTGGTCTCCGTTGCGCTCTTGATTGGTCTTGCACTCAGTGGGCCGCGCTGGGGGCTCGCCCGCGGTCCCATGAGCTCGCGCGGGATCGACATGGCCATCGCCATCGACGCGTCGCTTTCCATGATGGCCCCGGACGACAAGCCCAATCGACTGGAACGGGTCAAGCAGGAAGTCCGTCGACTGCGCGCCATGTCGCAGGCCGATCGCGTGGCACTGATTGCGTTTGCCGGACGCAGCTACATTCTTTCGCCGCTGACGGCCGACGATGGGGCGTTGGAGCTGTTCCTGGAGAATCTCGATCCCTCTGTGGTGGGGCAGGCGGGAAGCTCCATTGCCAAGGCCGTGCGACAGGGCACCGAACTGCTTTTGTCCAGTGATGGCAGTGCCGATCGCGCGCTCGTCATCATGACCGACGGCGAATCGTTCGATGCCGTGGAAGACGTGGAGGTTGCGGCGCGTGAAGCGGGTGCCAAGGGGATCAACCTCGTCACCGTGGGCTTCGGCACCATTAATGGGAGCACTATTCCCATTCGGGATGGATCATCAGTGAAGGCCAAGACCGACGACGACGGGAATGTGGTGGTAACGCGCTACTCTCCCGAATTGCTCGAGCGGGCGGCGACGGCGGCTGGCGGCACCTTTATCGCGGCGGATGCCTCGGATAAGGCCTCACGCATTCGCGGCGCGCTGCGTTCGCTGCGCACCGCGCGGCGGCAGGTGGATACGCGGGAAGATCACGTCCCACGTTTCCTCTGGCTGCTCGTGCCTGCGCTGCTGCTGCTCGCCTACGACACATGGCGGCTGGTACGGCGCACGCGGGCCGACCTGAAGGACCGCGGGACGGTCAAGGGCTCCTCGACATCGCCGGCAAGCGCCACGGCAATGACGGCCCTGCTGCTGGCCATCATCCCCAGCACATTTGTCGCCTGTAACAGCGAACCCGATCCTGCCGCGCTGTTCACCGAAGGCCGGGTCGCCGAGGCCATAGCCGCGTATCGAATGATGGTGGCCAAAGGCGATACCAGCGCGCGAACCGTCTACAATCTGGGCACCGCCATTCTCGGCGCCGATTCGTTGAAGGAAGCGGCGGGTCTGCTCGAGGCCGTGCGGAAGAACAGCGACGGCGAAGTGCGCGCCCGCGCGCGTTTCAACGCCGGTCTTGCCGCCCTCAAAATGGGGCGCCAGCCAAACAATCCCGAGGGGGAGCAGGAGCTCGCCGCGGCGCGCGCTGCGTATCGCGCGTTTCTCATGGAACGTCCCGGACACGCCGACGCCAAATGGAACTACGAACTCGCGCTGCGGAAGCAACCCCCGCAAAGCGGTGGCGGCGGCGGTGGGGGCGGCGGGGGCAATGATCAAAACAATGATCAAAAGGACAAGCCCCAGTCCGAAGGAGGGCTCGATCAACGCCAGGCTGACGCGCTGCTGAACAGTGCTGCCCGTGAAGAGAAGGACGTGCAGGGACGCAAGCAGCGGCAAGGGCGTGTCCCGCCGGGCGGGAAAGACTGGTGA
- a CDS encoding DUF58 domain-containing protein, with amino-acid sequence MSVTAIAPADVLRQVRRIEVRTRRLVDSRFAGEYRSLFKGQGMEFAEVREYQPGDEVRSIDWNVSARMGKPFVKRYVEERELTVMLAVDLSGSARFGTRARFKHDLAIELAGVLSLAAVRNNDRVGLMLFSDQVEHALPARKSRKHALRLIRDLLSVQPKGRGTSFTVAVDRLMRLLPHRSVVFLASDFIAADVEKPLARLAQRHDVIAVTLEDPAERVLPNVGAARLEDPETGEVVEIDTSHPAVRSAFAQRIAADDEARRKLFGRLGLDEIIVHTEHGYVDALLAFFRARSRRPHGAVRTGPRGAMGDAALAVESRAVPRR; translated from the coding sequence GTGAGCGTTACGGCGATCGCGCCGGCCGATGTTCTCCGGCAGGTGCGGCGCATCGAAGTGCGCACGCGCCGGCTGGTCGACTCGCGCTTTGCCGGTGAATATCGGTCGCTGTTCAAAGGGCAGGGGATGGAGTTCGCCGAGGTGCGCGAATACCAGCCCGGAGACGAAGTGCGCTCCATCGACTGGAACGTGTCGGCCCGCATGGGCAAACCGTTCGTCAAGCGGTACGTCGAGGAACGCGAACTTACCGTCATGCTGGCCGTCGATCTCTCCGGGTCGGCCCGCTTCGGCACCCGGGCCCGCTTCAAGCACGACCTGGCGATTGAGTTGGCGGGCGTGCTCTCGCTGGCGGCCGTCCGCAACAACGATCGCGTGGGGCTCATGCTCTTCAGCGATCAGGTCGAGCACGCCCTCCCCGCTCGCAAGAGCCGCAAGCACGCATTGCGACTCATTCGCGATCTGTTGTCGGTGCAGCCCAAAGGGCGTGGCACCTCCTTCACCGTTGCGGTAGACCGCCTCATGCGGCTGTTGCCGCACCGTTCGGTGGTGTTTCTCGCCTCCGACTTCATTGCGGCCGACGTGGAAAAGCCGCTCGCCCGCCTCGCGCAACGGCATGATGTCATTGCGGTCACGCTGGAGGATCCCGCCGAGCGCGTGCTCCCCAACGTGGGGGCCGCTCGTCTGGAAGATCCGGAAACGGGCGAGGTCGTGGAGATCGATACCTCGCATCCGGCGGTGCGCTCGGCGTTCGCCCAGCGAATCGCCGCCGATGACGAAGCCCGCCGGAAACTGTTCGGCCGGCTGGGGCTCGACGAAATCATCGTCCACACCGAACACGGCTACGTGGACGCGTTGCTCGCCTTCTTTCGCGCGCGTTCCCGCCGCCCGCACGGTGCGGTTCGCACCGGTCCGCGCGGGGCTATGGGTGATGCCGCACTGGCCGTGGAATCCCGAGCGGTGCCACGTCGATGA
- a CDS encoding VWA domain-containing protein — protein MNGADSLGLATWWSEQISALTLFGLNFGHPESLALLALLPLWFLWQRKRESQRRTIPFSRAAVLAAGPRPSLRWVKWLPWLRMLAIAGVILAVAQPRSGARAERVNSDGIDIALTVDISSSMLAEDFQPQNRMEVAREKLKRFVLGRKTDRVGLIAFSGEALTQVPLTTDYPVVLAAIDNLQVGQLEDGTAIGTAIATAANRLRNSPGRSRVMVLLTDGENNRGAIDPRTAAQAAGTFGIRIYTIGVGSEGMAPVPVGRGLFGLRYENRPVKIDEPLLTEIASSTGGRYFRAKDAAALQAIYEQIDQLERSAVEAKAFIRYTERFRWPLLFGLAALCAELWLRARRGVLP, from the coding sequence ATGAACGGCGCGGACTCACTGGGACTGGCCACATGGTGGAGCGAGCAGATCAGCGCCCTCACGCTGTTCGGCCTCAACTTCGGTCACCCCGAATCCCTCGCGCTGCTGGCGTTGCTGCCGCTCTGGTTTCTCTGGCAGCGGAAGCGCGAATCCCAGCGCCGAACGATTCCCTTTTCCCGTGCCGCCGTGCTGGCGGCAGGGCCGCGTCCATCCCTACGCTGGGTGAAGTGGTTGCCGTGGCTCCGGATGCTGGCCATCGCGGGCGTGATCCTCGCCGTGGCACAGCCGCGCTCCGGAGCACGCGCCGAACGGGTGAACAGCGACGGCATCGATATCGCGCTTACCGTCGATATCTCCAGCTCCATGCTTGCGGAGGATTTTCAGCCGCAGAATCGTATGGAAGTTGCCCGGGAAAAGCTCAAGCGCTTCGTGCTGGGACGCAAAACGGACCGGGTGGGACTCATCGCGTTTTCTGGCGAAGCACTCACGCAAGTGCCACTCACCACCGATTACCCGGTGGTGCTGGCGGCCATCGATAACCTGCAGGTCGGTCAGCTCGAAGATGGCACCGCGATCGGCACGGCCATTGCCACCGCCGCGAATCGCCTCCGCAATTCACCGGGACGCTCACGCGTCATGGTGCTACTCACCGATGGTGAAAACAACCGCGGCGCGATTGATCCGCGTACCGCCGCCCAGGCCGCCGGGACCTTCGGGATTCGCATTTACACCATCGGCGTTGGCAGTGAAGGCATGGCCCCCGTCCCCGTAGGACGTGGGCTGTTCGGGCTGCGCTACGAAAATCGCCCGGTTAAGATCGACGAGCCTCTCCTCACGGAAATCGCCAGCAGTACCGGTGGACGGTATTTCCGAGCCAAGGATGCGGCGGCGTTGCAGGCCATTTACGAACAGATCGACCAACTCGAACGCTCGGCGGTCGAAGCGAAAGCCTTCATTCGCTACACCGAGCGATTCCGTTGGCCGCTGCTCTTTGGACTGGCGGCACTCTGTGCCGAACTTTGGCTCCGCGCGCGACGTGGAGTGTTGCCGTGA